The following proteins are co-located in the Streptomyces sp. NBC_00435 genome:
- a CDS encoding ankyrin repeat domain-containing protein, translated as MSEHVENSSQGSPDVPDEDVIELATKIFDLARQGETETLAAYLDAGVPANLTNDRGDTLVMLAAYHGHADAVTALLARGAEADRANDRGQTPLAGAVFKGEEAVIRALLAGGADPNAGTPSAVDTARMFAKADLLELFGAK; from the coding sequence ATGAGTGAGCACGTCGAGAACAGCTCCCAGGGCTCCCCGGACGTTCCCGACGAGGACGTCATCGAGCTGGCCACGAAGATCTTCGACCTCGCCCGGCAGGGTGAGACCGAGACCCTCGCCGCCTACCTGGACGCGGGCGTCCCGGCGAACCTCACCAACGACCGCGGCGACACCCTCGTCATGCTGGCCGCCTACCACGGTCACGCCGACGCCGTCACGGCCCTGCTGGCCCGCGGCGCCGAGGCGGACCGCGCCAACGACCGCGGCCAGACCCCGCTCGCCGGAGCGGTCTTCAAGGGCGAGGAGGCCGTCATCCGCGCGCTGCTCGCCGGTGGCGCCGATCCGAACGCCGGAACGCCCTCGGCCGTGGACACGGCCCGCATGTTCGCCAAGGCCGACCTGCTGGAACTTTTCGGAGCCAAGTAG
- a CDS encoding glycerophosphodiester phosphodiesterase → MTHVRLTHPYLDHPAPIPFAHRGGASDGLENTAAAFRRAADAGYRYFETDVHASADGKLVAFHDATLDRVTDGRGRIRELPWSRIREARVGGTEPLPLFEDLLEEFPDARWNVDIKDESALHPLVNLIARAGVWDRVCVGSFSERRVARAQKIAGPRLATSYGVTGVLGLRLRSYAIPAALRAGAVAAQVPETQGGIRVVDRRFVRTAHERGLQVHVWTVNEPERIETLLDLGVDGIMTDRIDILRAVLERRGAWA, encoded by the coding sequence GTGACGCACGTACGCCTTACCCATCCCTATCTCGACCACCCGGCTCCGATCCCCTTCGCGCACCGCGGCGGGGCCTCGGACGGGCTGGAGAACACCGCCGCCGCCTTCCGGCGGGCCGCCGACGCGGGCTACCGGTACTTCGAGACCGATGTGCACGCCAGCGCCGACGGGAAACTGGTCGCCTTCCACGACGCCACCCTGGACCGGGTGACCGACGGGCGGGGCCGCATCCGGGAACTGCCGTGGAGCCGGATCCGGGAGGCCCGGGTCGGCGGGACCGAGCCGCTCCCCCTCTTCGAGGACCTCCTGGAGGAGTTCCCCGACGCCCGGTGGAACGTGGACATCAAGGACGAGTCCGCCCTGCACCCGCTGGTCAACCTGATCGCCCGGGCCGGGGTCTGGGACCGCGTGTGCGTGGGCTCGTTCTCGGAGCGCCGCGTGGCCCGGGCCCAGAAGATCGCCGGCCCCCGGCTGGCGACCTCGTACGGGGTCACGGGGGTGCTCGGGCTGCGGCTGCGGTCGTACGCGATCCCCGCCGCGCTGCGGGCGGGCGCGGTGGCGGCCCAGGTGCCGGAGACCCAGGGGGGCATCCGCGTGGTGGACCGGCGCTTCGTGCGGACGGCCCACGAGCGGGGGCTCCAGGTGCACGTGTGGACCGTGAACGAACCGGAACGCATCGAGACTCTCCTCGATCTGGGAGTCGATGGCATCATGACCGACCGGATCGACATCTTGCGCGCGGTGCTGGAACGGCGCGGAGCCTGGGCCTGA
- a CDS encoding SCO1417 family MocR-like transcription factor — MAQWTSAVGAAQLGRLITSQQGRAAVPGARKLPAYRSLADGIRLLVLEGRVPVAARLPAERELAVVLSVSRTTVAAAYEALRGEGFLESRRGAGSWTSVPAGNPMPARGLEPLPPESLGSMIDLGCAALPAPEPWLTKAVQGALEELPPYAHTHGDYPAGLPALRRMLADRYTERGIPTMPEQIMVTTGAMGAIDAICSLFAGRGERIAVESPSYANILQLMRAAGVRLVPVAMGEGLSGWDMDVWRQVLRDSAPRLAYVVADFHNPTGALASDEQRREMVAAARSAGTVLVADETMIELQLDPTLEMPRPVCSFDPAGSTVITVGSASKAFWAGMRIGWVRAAPDVIRSLVAARAYADLGTPVLEQLAVDWLMRTGGWAEAVEIRRDQARENRDALVAAVRRELPDWEFRVPLGGLTLWARAGGLSGSRLAEVGERVGVRVPSGPRFGVDGAFEGYVRLPFTVGGPVAEEAAVRLAAAARLVATGAGGGGAEPPRTFVA, encoded by the coding sequence ATGGCGCAGTGGACCTCGGCCGTCGGTGCCGCACAGCTCGGCCGGCTCATCACCTCCCAGCAGGGGCGGGCCGCCGTGCCCGGCGCGCGGAAGCTGCCCGCGTACCGCTCCCTCGCCGACGGCATCCGTCTCCTGGTCCTCGAGGGCCGGGTCCCCGTCGCCGCCCGGCTCCCCGCCGAGCGGGAGCTGGCCGTCGTGCTGTCCGTGAGCCGCACCACCGTGGCCGCCGCCTACGAGGCCCTGCGCGGCGAGGGCTTCCTGGAGTCCCGCCGGGGCGCCGGCAGCTGGACCTCGGTGCCCGCAGGCAATCCGATGCCGGCCCGCGGGCTGGAACCCCTGCCGCCCGAGTCCCTCGGTTCGATGATCGACCTGGGCTGCGCCGCCCTCCCGGCCCCTGAGCCCTGGCTCACCAAGGCCGTCCAGGGCGCCCTGGAGGAACTCCCGCCGTACGCCCACACCCACGGGGACTATCCGGCCGGACTTCCCGCGCTGCGCCGCATGCTGGCCGACCGCTACACCGAGCGCGGCATCCCGACCATGCCCGAGCAGATCATGGTCACCACCGGGGCGATGGGCGCCATCGACGCCATCTGCAGTCTCTTCGCGGGGCGCGGTGAGCGGATCGCCGTCGAATCCCCTTCCTACGCCAACATCCTCCAGCTCATGCGCGCCGCGGGCGTCCGCCTGGTACCGGTCGCCATGGGCGAGGGGCTGAGCGGCTGGGACATGGACGTCTGGCGCCAGGTGCTGCGCGACTCCGCTCCCCGCCTCGCCTACGTGGTCGCCGACTTCCACAATCCGACCGGGGCGCTGGCCTCCGACGAGCAGCGGCGCGAGATGGTGGCGGCGGCCCGCTCGGCCGGCACCGTCCTGGTGGCCGACGAGACCATGATCGAGCTCCAGCTCGACCCGACGCTGGAGATGCCGCGCCCGGTCTGCTCCTTCGACCCGGCGGGCTCCACCGTGATCACCGTCGGCTCCGCCAGCAAGGCCTTCTGGGCCGGGATGCGCATCGGCTGGGTCCGGGCGGCCCCCGACGTCATCCGCAGTCTCGTCGCGGCCCGCGCCTACGCCGACCTCGGCACGCCCGTACTGGAACAGCTCGCGGTGGACTGGCTGATGCGGACCGGCGGCTGGGCGGAGGCCGTGGAGATCCGCCGGGACCAGGCCAGGGAGAACCGGGACGCGCTGGTGGCGGCGGTCCGCCGGGAGCTGCCGGACTGGGAGTTCCGGGTCCCGCTGGGCGGGCTGACCCTGTGGGCCCGCGCGGGCGGGCTGTCCGGCTCCCGGCTGGCCGAGGTGGGGGAGCGGGTCGGCGTACGGGTCCCCTCGGGGCCCCGGTTCGGCGTCGACGGGGCCTTCGAGGGGTACGTCCGGCTCCCGTTCACCGTCGGCGGCCCGGTGGCGGAGGAGGCGGCCGTCCGGTTGGCCGCCGCGGCCCGGCTGGTCGCCACCGGAGCGGGCGGTGGCGGGGCGGAGCCGCCGCGCACGTTCGTCGCGTAG
- a CDS encoding HEAT repeat domain-containing protein, with product MFEPVIAPSGTLLGLLQRGRGDGTLHALAAPRAQALEALDQCVAGDPRQDWQVENRSLYYARLYLDLDGPLGEIEAHLFGVDDVLDEDDNRTGLALSVLGHLASYGRDDALMLLRRYAATGANWAWALDELALRDDDGGLRSLAAPVLARFPATAEGEARLAAAVRDAYEPRPWRLWEEAAEPNEYAERLRAARQQGSFDRWQRQLTPRGPQPGWGVQAVFDWAADGLRWGTPLHVPAARCLAAVAGPEDRSAILAAAAGASGEAARATALHHLVLAEPENPAVLDLVEAAGDEPAVAAYERMCGPGAVERARSWVHRPDALGTAAATLLAARGDAPDAPLVLGALRSTVRGAGPDSPALFALVDGAGRLRISCAAPVLRHIYRETASSHLRGRAARALAATDPSFAAGFAVECLWDCEETTREVAARHAETADARVAPRLRRLAADPAEEEDVQSAVRSRIAPESAV from the coding sequence ATGTTCGAACCAGTCATAGCGCCAAGCGGCACCCTGCTCGGGCTCCTCCAGCGGGGCCGCGGCGACGGCACGCTGCACGCACTCGCGGCGCCCAGGGCACAGGCCCTCGAGGCGCTCGACCAGTGCGTGGCCGGCGATCCGCGCCAGGACTGGCAGGTCGAGAACCGCTCCTTGTACTACGCCAGGCTCTACCTGGACCTCGACGGCCCCCTGGGCGAGATCGAGGCCCACCTCTTCGGCGTCGACGACGTCCTCGACGAGGACGACAACCGTACGGGGCTCGCCCTGTCCGTCCTCGGCCACCTGGCCTCGTACGGCCGCGACGACGCGCTCATGCTGCTGCGCCGCTACGCCGCCACGGGCGCCAACTGGGCCTGGGCCCTGGACGAGCTCGCCCTGCGCGACGACGACGGGGGACTGCGCTCCCTGGCCGCCCCCGTCCTCGCCCGTTTCCCCGCCACCGCCGAGGGCGAGGCGCGGCTGGCCGCCGCCGTCCGTGACGCCTACGAGCCCAGGCCCTGGCGCCTGTGGGAAGAGGCGGCGGAGCCCAACGAGTACGCCGAGCGCCTGAGAGCCGCCCGCCAGCAGGGCTCCTTCGACCGCTGGCAGCGCCAGCTGACCCCGCGCGGCCCCCAGCCGGGCTGGGGCGTCCAGGCCGTCTTCGACTGGGCCGCCGACGGACTGCGCTGGGGCACCCCCCTGCACGTCCCGGCCGCGCGCTGCCTGGCCGCCGTGGCCGGGCCCGAGGACCGCTCCGCGATCCTCGCGGCCGCCGCCGGCGCGTCCGGGGAGGCCGCCCGCGCCACCGCACTGCACCACCTGGTCCTGGCCGAGCCGGAGAACCCGGCCGTACTGGACCTCGTCGAAGCCGCCGGCGACGAGCCCGCCGTAGCCGCCTACGAGCGCATGTGCGGCCCCGGAGCCGTCGAGCGGGCCCGGAGCTGGGTCCACCGCCCCGACGCCCTGGGAACGGCCGCCGCGACCCTCCTGGCCGCCCGGGGCGACGCCCCGGACGCACCCCTGGTACTCGGAGCCCTGCGCTCCACGGTCCGCGGCGCGGGGCCCGACTCACCGGCCCTGTTCGCCCTGGTCGACGGGGCCGGCCGGCTCCGGATCAGCTGCGCGGCGCCGGTGCTGCGCCACATCTACCGGGAGACGGCCTCGTCCCACCTGCGCGGCCGCGCCGCGCGCGCACTGGCGGCGACGGACCCCTCCTTCGCGGCGGGCTTCGCGGTGGAGTGCCTCTGGGACTGTGAGGAGACCACCCGCGAGGTGGCCGCCCGCCACGCCGAAACGGCCGACGCCCGCGTCGCCCCCCGCCTGCGCCGCCTGGCGGCGGATCCCGCGGAGGAAGAGGACGTGCAGTCGGCGGTCCGCAGCCGGATCGCGCCGGAGTCGGCCGTGTAG
- a CDS encoding polyprenol monophosphomannose synthase: MSDGGQRSHGPLGTALVIIPTYNEAENIGLITGRVRAAVPDAHILVADDNSPDGTGKLADELAAVDDHVHVLHRRGKEGLGAAYLAGFAWGLENGYGVIVEMDADGSHQPEELPRLLTALEGADLVLGSRWVPGGRVVNWPKSREILSRGGSTYSRLMLGVPIRDVTGGYRAFRRETLEGLGLDEVASAGYCFQVDLARRAVRKGFRVVEVPITFVEREFGVSKMSRDIVVEALWRVTQWGLKEHADKLTGKVRGR; the protein is encoded by the coding sequence GTGAGCGACGGCGGACAGCGAAGCCACGGACCGCTCGGTACGGCCTTGGTGATCATTCCGACCTACAACGAGGCGGAGAACATCGGGCTGATCACCGGCCGCGTCCGCGCGGCTGTGCCGGATGCCCACATCCTGGTCGCGGACGACAACAGCCCGGACGGCACCGGAAAGCTCGCCGACGAGCTGGCGGCCGTGGACGACCACGTCCACGTCCTGCACCGCAGGGGCAAGGAAGGGCTCGGAGCGGCCTATCTGGCAGGCTTCGCCTGGGGTCTGGAGAACGGCTACGGCGTCATCGTCGAGATGGACGCCGACGGCTCCCACCAGCCCGAGGAGCTGCCCCGGCTGCTCACCGCCCTGGAGGGCGCCGACCTGGTTCTGGGCTCCCGCTGGGTGCCGGGCGGCCGGGTAGTGAACTGGCCGAAGAGCCGCGAGATCCTCTCCCGCGGCGGGTCCACGTACTCCCGTCTGATGCTGGGCGTCCCGATCCGCGACGTCACGGGTGGCTACCGTGCCTTCCGCCGCGAGACCCTCGAAGGGCTGGGCCTGGACGAGGTGGCCTCCGCGGGCTACTGCTTCCAGGTCGACCTGGCCCGCCGGGCCGTGCGCAAGGGCTTCCGCGTGGTAGAGGTGCCCATCACCTTCGTCGAGCGGGAGTTCGGCGTCTCCAAGATGAGCAGGGACATCGTGGTGGAGGCCCTCTGGAGGGTCACCCAGTGGGGCCTGAAGGAGCACGCGGACAAGCTGACGGGCAAGGTCCGGGGCAGGTAG
- a CDS encoding LamB/YcsF family protein, with protein sequence MACTITPDTPAAAPVIDLNADLGEGFGRWTLTDDEALLSVVTSANVACGFHAGDPSIMRRVCELAAARGVRIGAQVSYRDLAGFGRRAMDVPAGELADEVAYQIGALEVFARAAGSAVSYVKPHGALYNRTVHDSGQAVAVVAGVLLAAGPAGLPVLGLPGSHLLAAAGRAGLTAVPEAFADRAYTPAGTLVPRGEPGAVLHDPDAVVARAVSMAAGHSVAAADGSRIPVAARSLCLHGDTPGAADLALRVRTALGAAGVRIEAFA encoded by the coding sequence ATGGCTTGCACGATCACGCCGGACACCCCGGCGGCCGCCCCCGTGATCGATCTCAACGCCGACCTCGGCGAGGGCTTCGGGCGGTGGACGCTGACCGACGACGAGGCCCTGCTGTCCGTCGTCACGAGCGCCAACGTCGCCTGCGGCTTCCACGCCGGCGACCCGTCCATCATGCGCCGGGTCTGCGAGCTGGCCGCCGCGCGCGGGGTGCGGATCGGCGCGCAGGTCTCCTACCGGGACCTGGCGGGCTTCGGCCGCCGCGCCATGGACGTGCCGGCCGGTGAGCTCGCCGACGAGGTGGCCTACCAGATCGGGGCGCTGGAGGTCTTCGCCAGGGCGGCCGGTTCCGCGGTGTCGTACGTGAAACCGCACGGGGCCCTCTACAACCGCACCGTGCACGACTCCGGCCAGGCCGTTGCCGTCGTGGCCGGCGTCCTGCTCGCGGCCGGGCCCGCCGGACTCCCGGTGCTCGGGCTGCCCGGGTCGCACCTGCTGGCCGCCGCCGGGCGGGCCGGGTTGACGGCTGTGCCGGAGGCCTTCGCCGACCGTGCCTACACCCCCGCGGGCACCCTCGTGCCGCGCGGCGAGCCGGGCGCCGTGCTCCACGACCCGGACGCGGTGGTGGCCCGCGCGGTGTCCATGGCCGCCGGGCACTCGGTGGCGGCCGCCGACGGCTCCCGGATCCCGGTCGCCGCCCGCTCCCTGTGCCTGCACGGGGACACCCCGGGGGCGGCGGACCTGGCCCTTCGCGTCCGGACGGCGCTGGGCGCGGCCGGGGTCCGCATCGAGGCCTTCGCGTGA
- a CDS encoding biotin-dependent carboxyltransferase family protein, giving the protein MRALEVVRAGALTTVQDLGRPGYAHLGVPRSGALDTGAHALGNRLLGNPPEAAALETTLDGVALRAVGGPVTVAVTGAPCAVRVCGRPVAWGAPVLLRAGAELEVGRAESGVRGYVAVRGGFAVEPVLGSRSTDLLSGLGPPVLTAGALLPVGRPGADPLAGVDAPAAPGPPSELVLALRLGPRADWFTPGSLTGRLLRAEYRVSVASNRIGLRTEGPPLVRARSGELPSEGMVLGAVQVPPDGRPVVFLADHPVTGGYPVVGVVPPGPALDAAAQAGPGLTVRFVLAAGR; this is encoded by the coding sequence TTGAGGGCCCTGGAGGTCGTCCGGGCGGGCGCGCTGACCACCGTCCAGGACCTGGGCCGGCCCGGCTACGCCCACCTCGGCGTACCCCGGTCGGGGGCCCTCGACACGGGGGCGCACGCGCTGGGGAACCGGCTGCTGGGCAATCCGCCGGAGGCCGCCGCCCTGGAGACGACCCTGGACGGCGTGGCGCTGCGGGCGGTCGGCGGTCCGGTGACGGTGGCGGTCACGGGTGCGCCCTGCGCGGTACGGGTCTGCGGGCGCCCGGTGGCCTGGGGAGCGCCGGTCCTGCTGCGCGCCGGGGCGGAGCTGGAGGTGGGCAGGGCGGAGTCGGGAGTGCGCGGCTACGTGGCAGTGCGGGGAGGGTTCGCGGTCGAGCCGGTGCTGGGCAGTCGCTCGACCGATCTGCTGTCGGGCCTCGGCCCGCCGGTCCTGACCGCGGGGGCGCTGCTGCCGGTGGGCCGGCCCGGTGCGGATCCGCTGGCCGGGGTGGACGCCCCGGCGGCGCCGGGTCCGCCCTCGGAACTGGTGCTCGCGCTGCGGCTGGGGCCACGGGCCGACTGGTTCACGCCGGGGTCGCTGACCGGGCGGCTGCTGCGTGCGGAGTACCGCGTATCGGTCGCTTCGAACCGCATCGGCCTGCGCACGGAGGGGCCGCCGCTGGTCCGGGCCCGGAGCGGTGAACTCCCGAGCGAGGGCATGGTGCTGGGCGCGGTCCAGGTCCCCCCGGACGGCCGGCCGGTGGTCTTCCTCGCCGACCACCCGGTCACCGGCGGCTACCCGGTCGTCGGCGTCGTCCCGCCGGGCCCCGCCCTCGACGCGGCGGCCCAGGCGGGGCCGGGCCTGACGGTGCGGTTCGTCCTGGCGGCGGGGCGGTGA
- the fxsA gene encoding FxsA family membrane protein, translating into MTTGVPTSTAPRRRSPARTFLPLAVAAWLILEIWLLSLVAGVVGGGAVALLLAGGLVLGAVVIKRAGRRAFKNLTDTFQQAQTGRQPAPQQPGTGNGMTMLAGLLLMMPGLISDAVGLVLLIPPVRAWIGRRAAGSLERKMASAPAGTLGDAFQQARIHYPDGKVVQGEVIHGEVVREDAPRRPGPASGADTGYRPPLTP; encoded by the coding sequence ATGACGACCGGAGTTCCGACCTCTACGGCCCCCCGACGGCGTTCGCCCGCCCGTACGTTCCTCCCCCTGGCCGTCGCGGCCTGGCTGATCCTGGAGATCTGGCTGCTCAGCCTGGTCGCCGGAGTGGTCGGCGGCGGGGCAGTCGCCCTGCTGCTCGCGGGCGGTCTGGTGCTGGGTGCGGTGGTCATCAAGCGGGCCGGGCGGCGTGCCTTCAAGAATCTGACGGACACCTTCCAGCAGGCCCAGACGGGCCGCCAGCCCGCCCCGCAGCAGCCCGGCACGGGCAACGGCATGACCATGCTGGCCGGCCTGCTGCTGATGATGCCGGGCCTGATCTCCGACGCAGTGGGCCTGGTCCTCCTGATCCCGCCGGTCAGGGCCTGGATCGGCCGCCGCGCCGCCGGTTCCCTGGAGCGGAAGATGGCCTCCGCACCCGCCGGCACCCTCGGTGACGCCTTCCAGCAGGCCCGTATCCACTACCCGGACGGCAAGGTCGTCCAGGGCGAGGTCATCCACGGCGAGGTCGTCCGCGAGGACGCACCGCGGCGCCCCGGGCCCGCGTCGGGCGCCGACACCGGCTACCGGCCGCCGCTCACGCCCTGA
- a CDS encoding RNA polymerase-binding protein RbpA translates to MSERALRGTRLVVTSYETDRGIDLAPRQAVEYACQNGHRFEMPFSVEAEIPPEWECKACGAMALLVDGDGPEEKKGKPARTHWDMLMERRTREELEEVLAERLAVLRSGAMNIAVHPRDSRKSA, encoded by the coding sequence ATGAGTGAGCGAGCTCTCCGCGGTACGCGGCTCGTGGTTACCAGCTACGAGACGGACCGCGGCATCGATCTGGCCCCGCGCCAGGCGGTGGAGTACGCATGCCAGAACGGACATCGATTTGAGATGCCGTTCTCGGTTGAGGCAGAAATTCCGCCGGAGTGGGAGTGCAAGGCGTGCGGCGCCATGGCACTCCTGGTTGACGGGGATGGGCCCGAAGAGAAGAAGGGCAAGCCTGCGCGAACGCACTGGGACATGCTCATGGAGCGACGCACTCGCGAGGAGCTGGAGGAAGTGCTGGCCGAAAGGCTTGCGGTCCTGCGTTCCGGCGCCATGAACATTGCCGTGCATCCGCGGGACAGCCGCAAGTCCGCCTGA
- a CDS encoding MFS transporter yields MSAQTTDDAEPGAEDGRPARSGDGAAGAAAAAARKREQHGWYFYDFACSVYSTSVLTVFLGPYLTAVAKAAADSEGYVHPLGIPVRAGSYFAYSVSASVLVAVLIMPLVGAIADRSGRKKPLLAAAAYTGAAATTGMFFLNGDRYLLGGLLLIVANAALSLSMVLYNAYLPQISTPDERDTVSSRGWAFGYTSGALVLVLNLVVYQGHDSFGLSEGEAVRICLASAGLWWGAFTIVPLRRLRDRAVVRKTGPGAEPAVSGWKQLVATLKDMRRYPLTLSFLLAYLIYNDGVQTVISQASVYGSEELELEQSTLIVAVLLVQILAVAGALGMGRLAVRYGAKRTILGSLAAWGVTLAAGYFLPARTPVWFFALAAMIGLVLGGSQALSRSLFSHLVPAGKEAEYFSAYEMSDRGLSWVGPLVFGLTYQVTGSYRDAIISLVVFFALGFVLLARVPVRRAVEAAGNPVPERI; encoded by the coding sequence ATGAGTGCGCAGACGACGGACGACGCGGAACCGGGGGCGGAGGACGGCAGACCGGCCCGGTCCGGGGACGGGGCCGCTGGCGCCGCGGCAGCGGCGGCACGCAAGCGGGAGCAGCACGGCTGGTACTTCTACGACTTCGCCTGCTCGGTCTACTCGACGAGCGTGTTGACCGTATTCCTCGGCCCGTACCTGACGGCGGTGGCCAAGGCCGCCGCCGACTCCGAGGGGTACGTCCACCCGCTGGGCATCCCGGTCCGGGCGGGCTCGTACTTCGCGTACTCCGTATCGGCGTCGGTGCTCGTGGCCGTCCTGATCATGCCGCTGGTGGGCGCGATCGCGGACCGCAGCGGCCGCAAGAAGCCACTGCTGGCGGCGGCCGCCTACACGGGCGCGGCGGCGACCACCGGGATGTTCTTCCTGAACGGCGACCGCTATCTGCTCGGCGGACTGCTGCTGATCGTCGCCAACGCCGCCCTGTCGCTCTCGATGGTGCTCTACAACGCCTATCTGCCGCAGATCTCCACGCCGGACGAGCGGGACACCGTCTCCTCGCGCGGCTGGGCCTTCGGATACACCTCGGGCGCCCTCGTACTCGTACTGAACCTGGTGGTGTACCAGGGCCACGACTCCTTCGGGCTCTCCGAGGGCGAGGCCGTACGGATCTGCCTGGCCTCGGCGGGGCTGTGGTGGGGTGCCTTCACGATCGTCCCGCTGCGGCGGCTGCGGGACCGCGCCGTGGTCCGGAAGACGGGACCGGGGGCGGAGCCCGCGGTGAGCGGCTGGAAGCAGCTCGTGGCCACGCTGAAGGACATGCGGCGCTATCCGCTGACCCTGTCGTTCCTGCTGGCGTACCTGATCTACAACGACGGCGTGCAGACCGTGATCTCCCAGGCCTCCGTCTACGGCTCGGAGGAGCTGGAGCTGGAGCAGTCGACGCTGATCGTGGCCGTCCTGCTGGTCCAGATCCTGGCGGTGGCCGGTGCGCTGGGGATGGGCCGGCTGGCCGTCCGGTACGGCGCCAAGCGGACGATCCTCGGATCGCTGGCTGCCTGGGGGGTGACGCTGGCCGCCGGATACTTCCTGCCGGCCCGGACCCCGGTGTGGTTCTTCGCACTCGCCGCGATGATCGGTCTGGTGCTGGGCGGGAGCCAGGCGCTGTCCCGGTCGCTGTTCTCGCACCTGGTCCCGGCGGGCAAGGAGGCCGAGTACTTCTCCGCGTACGAGATGAGCGACCGGGGTCTGAGCTGGGTGGGACCGCTCGTTTTCGGGCTCACCTACCAGGTCACGGGCAGCTACCGGGACGCGATCATCTCGTTGGTGGTGTTCTTCGCACTGGGTTTCGTGCTGCTCGCCAGAGTGCCGGTGCGGCGCGCGGTGGAGGCGGCGGGGAATCCTGTACCCGAGCGGATCTGA
- a CDS encoding 5-oxoprolinase subunit B family protein — MRALAVGAGALLLEVDSAAEVAALHAELLRRRDAGELGGVREIVPAARTVLLDGVREPRALAARISRWEVAPLAPTDGPPPVTVPVRYDGPDLAEVAGLWGVRPEEVAGIVGGITFRVAFCGFAPGFGYLTGLPARLHLPRRATPRTAVPAGSLALAGEYAGVYPRSSPGGWQLIGSTGAVLWDPAREPAALFVPGARVRFTEAEAAV; from the coding sequence GTGAGGGCGCTCGCCGTGGGCGCCGGGGCACTGCTGCTGGAGGTGGACTCCGCGGCGGAGGTGGCCGCGCTCCACGCGGAGCTGCTGCGCCGGCGGGACGCGGGGGAGCTGGGCGGCGTACGGGAGATCGTGCCCGCGGCCCGGACCGTGCTGCTGGACGGCGTACGGGAGCCGCGCGCCCTCGCGGCCCGGATCTCCCGCTGGGAGGTGGCACCGCTCGCGCCCACCGACGGGCCGCCGCCGGTGACGGTCCCGGTGCGCTACGACGGGCCGGACCTGGCGGAGGTGGCCGGGCTGTGGGGGGTGCGTCCCGAGGAGGTGGCGGGCATCGTCGGCGGGATCACCTTCCGGGTGGCCTTCTGCGGGTTCGCCCCGGGCTTCGGCTACCTCACCGGGCTCCCGGCCCGCCTCCACCTCCCCCGGCGCGCGACGCCCCGTACGGCGGTACCGGCGGGCTCGCTGGCCCTCGCGGGCGAGTACGCCGGGGTCTACCCGCGCTCCTCCCCCGGCGGCTGGCAGCTGATCGGCTCCACCGGAGCGGTGCTGTGGGATCCGGCGCGCGAGCCGGCCGCGCTGTTCGTGCCGGGGGCACGGGTGCGGTTCACCGAAGCGGAGGCGGCGGTTTGA